In Streptomyces thermolilacinus SPC6, a single genomic region encodes these proteins:
- a CDS encoding NADPH-dependent FMN reductase, whose protein sequence is MSSTTDRRPLSFLVMTGSRRADSFNTKLARLAVDAVEANGASAAFATIRDFEVPDYDGDAERSDGIPPGAERFRERLNDVDALVIASPEYNASVPGVVKNLIDWASRFRPQPFNELQVLLLSASPSMVGGNRGLWALRVPLEHLGARVYPDMFSLAAAHTQLGEDGRIADETLRERFEANIVNFMNLVEAATHYPCVKKAWVEYLGERPDPAFDRIQAETR, encoded by the coding sequence ATGAGCAGCACGACCGACCGCCGCCCGCTGTCGTTCCTCGTCATGACCGGCTCCCGGCGGGCCGACTCGTTCAACACGAAGCTCGCCCGGCTGGCCGTGGACGCCGTCGAGGCCAACGGCGCGTCCGCCGCGTTCGCCACCATCAGGGATTTCGAAGTGCCCGACTACGACGGCGACGCCGAGCGCAGCGACGGCATCCCGCCCGGCGCCGAGCGGTTCCGGGAACGGCTCAACGACGTGGACGCCCTGGTCATCGCGTCGCCCGAGTACAACGCCTCGGTGCCCGGCGTCGTGAAGAACCTCATCGACTGGGCGTCCCGCTTCCGCCCGCAGCCCTTCAACGAACTCCAGGTGCTCCTCCTGTCGGCCTCGCCGTCGATGGTCGGCGGCAACCGCGGCCTGTGGGCCCTGCGCGTCCCGCTGGAACACCTCGGCGCCCGCGTCTACCCCGACATGTTCTCCCTGGCCGCCGCCCACACCCAGCTCGGCGAGGACGGCCGGATCGCCGACGAGACCCTCCGGGAGCGCTTCGAGGCGAACATCGTCAACTTCATGAACCTGGTCGAGGCCGCCACGCACTACCCGTGCGTCAAGAAGGCCTGGGTCGAGTACCTCGGCGAACGCCCCGACCCGGCGTTCGACCGCATCCAGGCGGAGACCCGTTAG
- a CDS encoding CAP domain-containing protein, which translates to MQQHPRDPQERPGRTRQEAGRHGRRRRSGGRRAAAAQHRHARRRWTYQGIGTVVAGTVAVAAVAAGTFVLGGTGDDSGGSLASRTVAPVPSLDGGATGTPAPTATTGAGIPSALPSASAAPSASARPATATPAPTKSAAASPAARATTPRKRPSAAPDTATTRADGAEPYRSRASQSGGSGGRGDHISRVIELANAERAKAGCPALRANSLLQRAAQGHADDMAARDYYEHDTPEGLSAGDRIEAAGYRWSTWAENIHRGPGDPATAVRDWMKSPGHRANILNCAFRDIGVGVNMRSNGPWWVQNFGASA; encoded by the coding sequence GTGCAGCAGCACCCCCGAGACCCCCAGGAACGTCCCGGCCGTACGCGGCAGGAGGCGGGCCGTCACGGCCGGCGTCGCCGTTCCGGCGGCCGCAGGGCCGCAGCGGCGCAGCACCGCCACGCCCGGCGGCGCTGGACCTACCAGGGCATCGGCACCGTCGTCGCCGGTACGGTCGCCGTCGCGGCGGTGGCGGCCGGCACGTTCGTCCTCGGCGGCACCGGGGACGACAGCGGCGGTTCCCTGGCCAGCCGTACGGTCGCGCCCGTACCGTCCCTCGACGGCGGCGCGACAGGCACCCCGGCCCCCACCGCGACCACGGGCGCGGGCATACCCAGCGCCCTGCCGTCCGCGTCCGCCGCACCGTCGGCGAGCGCCCGCCCCGCGACCGCCACCCCGGCGCCCACCAAGTCCGCCGCGGCCTCGCCCGCCGCGCGCGCCACGACCCCCCGGAAGCGCCCGTCCGCCGCGCCGGACACGGCCACCACGCGCGCGGACGGCGCGGAGCCGTACCGGTCCCGTGCCTCCCAGTCCGGAGGTTCCGGCGGCCGGGGCGACCACATCAGCCGTGTCATCGAGCTCGCCAACGCCGAACGCGCCAAGGCGGGCTGCCCCGCCCTCCGCGCCAACAGCCTCCTCCAGAGGGCCGCGCAGGGTCACGCCGACGACATGGCCGCCCGCGACTACTACGAGCACGACACCCCCGAGGGGCTCAGCGCGGGCGACCGGATCGAGGCGGCGGGCTACCGCTGGAGCACCTGGGCCGAGAACATCCACCGGGGCCCCGGCGACCCCGCCACGGCCGTGCGCGACTGGATGAAGAGTCCCGGCCACCGCGCGAACATCCTCAACTGCGCCTTCCGCGACATCGGCGTCGGCGTGAACATGCGGTCCAACGGCCCCTGGTGGGTGCAGAACTTCGGCGCGTCCGCGTAA
- a CDS encoding DUF350 domain-containing protein, whose amino-acid sequence MIDIVNGLGRAAAYGGLGLILLILGIVLMDVLTPGNLRRLIWEQRNRNGALLLSSALLGIGGIVFTSIWSTYDDFAKGLVSTAVFGLLGLVMMAVAFLVVDWITPGRLGALLVEPEPHPAVWVTASCNLAVSAIVSASIA is encoded by the coding sequence ATGATCGACATCGTCAACGGACTCGGGCGGGCCGCCGCTTACGGCGGGCTCGGCCTGATCCTGCTGATCCTCGGGATAGTCCTGATGGACGTGCTGACGCCCGGCAACCTCCGGCGGCTCATCTGGGAGCAGCGCAACCGCAACGGCGCCCTGCTGCTGAGCTCGGCGCTGCTCGGCATCGGCGGCATCGTCTTCACCTCCATCTGGTCCACGTACGACGACTTCGCCAAGGGCCTCGTGTCGACCGCCGTGTTCGGGCTGCTGGGCCTGGTGATGATGGCGGTGGCGTTCCTCGTGGTGGACTGGATCACTCCGGGCCGTCTGGGTGCGCTGCTGGTCGAACCGGAGCCACACCCGGCGGTGTGGGTGACAGCCTCCTGCAACCTCGCGGTCTCCGCCATCGTGTCGGCGTCCATCGCCTGA
- a CDS encoding sigma-70 family RNA polymerase sigma factor, whose translation MHRDSEHIPELVSAARAGDGRAREQLVEDYLPLVYNVVGRALDGHADVDDVVQDTMFRALDGLGGLREPSRFRSWLVAIAMNQIRRRWNDRQQAPVATLERVTERPDPSGDFVDLTILRLGLSGQRREVAEATRWLDEDDRALLSLWWQEASGGLTRAELAEALGVPARHAAVRVQRMKAQLETGRVVVRALAAKPRCGALARLTEDWDGRPAPVWRKRVARHARGCRACGGHWADLIPAEGLLAGLALVVPLSGFPPVPGVGGGAMAVTAASTGLPDGATGAVTDGAAGATGAAWDTGAGAADGTAAMAMAADGTRAAAWGGPGEAAAESTAATAADGVSVAALSGTTRAEAGGSGAGGPAGGEYGVGGPAGDPAGAHGVDGSVEGAAGTGTQGGAVPVADGAGTGAAQGLAGPAGGAARWRVPAAVGGLVVGGALLAALWPVTPDAPAPVPDGPPPRGHAAPVTPSAAPTPSRTPSPSPSPTAPPSPTVSVTPRPTPTATRTAEPDTAQRLTALVNTRRAEAGCAPLRLDPRLTAAARAHARDMVARGYFAHADPEGRHADTRMADAGYRAGAWAENLHQGTEDPAVVVEDWMDGSIHQDNMLGCHYRDTGVAAVPGPEGTVWVQTLAGPA comes from the coding sequence ATGCACAGGGACAGCGAGCACATACCGGAGCTGGTGAGCGCGGCGCGGGCGGGCGACGGCCGGGCGCGCGAGCAGCTCGTCGAGGACTATCTGCCGCTGGTCTACAACGTGGTGGGGCGTGCGCTGGACGGTCACGCGGACGTCGACGACGTCGTGCAGGACACGATGTTCCGGGCGCTGGACGGTCTCGGCGGGCTGCGCGAACCGTCCCGGTTCCGGTCGTGGCTGGTCGCCATCGCGATGAACCAGATACGCCGCCGCTGGAACGACCGCCAGCAGGCGCCGGTGGCGACGCTGGAACGGGTCACGGAGCGGCCCGACCCGTCCGGCGACTTCGTGGACCTGACGATCCTGCGGCTCGGCCTGTCCGGGCAGCGGCGGGAGGTCGCCGAGGCGACCCGGTGGCTGGACGAGGACGACCGGGCGCTGCTCTCCCTGTGGTGGCAGGAGGCGTCGGGCGGGCTCACGCGCGCGGAGCTGGCGGAGGCGCTGGGCGTCCCGGCCCGGCACGCGGCGGTGCGGGTGCAGCGGATGAAGGCCCAGCTGGAGACGGGCCGGGTGGTGGTGCGCGCCCTGGCGGCGAAGCCCCGGTGCGGGGCGCTGGCGCGGCTGACGGAGGACTGGGACGGGCGTCCGGCGCCGGTGTGGCGCAAGCGCGTGGCCCGGCACGCCCGTGGCTGCCGGGCCTGCGGCGGCCACTGGGCGGACCTGATACCGGCCGAGGGCCTGCTGGCGGGCCTCGCCCTGGTCGTCCCGCTGTCCGGGTTCCCGCCGGTCCCCGGCGTGGGGGGCGGCGCGATGGCCGTGACGGCGGCGTCCACGGGACTGCCTGACGGCGCGACAGGCGCGGTCACCGACGGGGCGGCGGGCGCGACGGGAGCGGCGTGGGACACGGGGGCGGGCGCGGCGGACGGTACGGCGGCGATGGCGATGGCGGCCGACGGGACGCGGGCAGCGGCGTGGGGCGGGCCGGGCGAGGCGGCCGCGGAGAGTACGGCGGCGACGGCGGCCGACGGGGTGTCCGTGGCCGCCTTGTCGGGGACTACGCGCGCGGAGGCGGGCGGTTCCGGCGCGGGCGGCCCTGCCGGCGGCGAGTACGGCGTGGGCGGACCCGCAGGCGACCCGGCCGGTGCGCACGGCGTGGACGGTTCGGTGGAGGGCGCCGCAGGAACCGGTACGCAGGGTGGGGCGGTCCCCGTCGCGGACGGGGCAGGAACGGGCGCGGCGCAGGGCCTGGCGGGCCCGGCCGGGGGCGCGGCTCGCTGGCGGGTGCCCGCCGCGGTCGGGGGCCTGGTCGTGGGCGGCGCGCTGTTGGCCGCGCTGTGGCCGGTGACGCCCGACGCGCCCGCGCCCGTGCCTGACGGGCCGCCGCCGAGGGGCCACGCCGCGCCGGTGACGCCGTCCGCTGCGCCGACCCCGTCCCGTACGCCCTCGCCCTCCCCGTCGCCGACCGCTCCCCCGAGCCCCACGGTCTCCGTGACGCCGCGGCCGACGCCCACCGCCACCCGGACGGCCGAGCCGGACACGGCGCAGCGGCTGACCGCTCTGGTGAACACGCGGCGCGCCGAGGCGGGCTGCGCCCCGCTGCGCCTGGACCCCCGGCTGACGGCGGCGGCCCGCGCCCACGCGCGCGACATGGTGGCGCGGGGCTACTTCGCCCACGCCGACCCGGAGGGCCGCCACGCGGACACGCGGATGGCCGACGCCGGGTACCGGGCGGGCGCGTGGGCGGAGAACCTGCACCAGGGGACCGAGGACCCGGCGGTGGTCGTCGAGGACTGGATGGACGGGTCGATCCATCAGGACAACATGCTGGGCTGCCACTACCGGGACACGGGTGTGGCGGCGGTGCCGGGGCCGGAGGGCACCGTGTGGGTGCAGACCCTGGCCGGCCCCGCGTGA
- a CDS encoding SGNH/GDSL hydrolase family protein, translating into MPLNVPAGSHLLFQGDSITDGDRDRSPHTHANAALGHGYVYLVAARAAARAPGHRWRFTNRGVSGDKVTDLAARWQADALDMAPDVLSVLIGVNDAWRVVDGESDDLDADGFRTVYDALLTRTRLALPDTRLLLCEPFSLPGGADADFDAALAAQVQLRQKAVVELAAAHGAELVRLQPVFDEAARRAPATHWIFDGVHPTPAGHQLLADTWVSAAGAGPHAR; encoded by the coding sequence ATGCCGCTGAACGTGCCCGCCGGTTCACACCTGCTGTTCCAGGGCGACTCCATCACCGACGGCGACCGCGACCGCAGCCCGCACACCCACGCCAACGCCGCTCTCGGCCACGGGTACGTGTACCTGGTCGCCGCGCGCGCCGCGGCCCGGGCACCCGGCCACCGCTGGCGGTTCACCAACCGGGGCGTGAGCGGCGACAAGGTCACCGACCTGGCCGCCCGCTGGCAGGCGGACGCGCTCGACATGGCCCCCGACGTCCTGTCCGTCCTCATCGGCGTCAACGACGCCTGGCGCGTCGTGGACGGCGAATCCGACGACCTCGACGCCGACGGCTTCCGCACCGTGTACGACGCGCTTCTCACCCGCACCCGCCTGGCGCTGCCGGACACCCGCCTGCTGCTGTGCGAACCGTTCAGCCTGCCCGGCGGCGCCGACGCCGACTTCGACGCCGCGCTCGCCGCGCAGGTGCAGCTGAGGCAGAAGGCGGTCGTCGAGCTCGCCGCCGCCCACGGCGCGGAACTCGTACGGCTCCAGCCGGTTTTCGACGAGGCCGCGCGCCGCGCGCCCGCCACCCACTGGATCTTCGACGGTGTGCACCCCACCCCCGCGGGCCACCAGCTGCTCGCCGACACGTGGGTCAGCGCCGCTGGAGCCGGGCCGCACGCGCGCTGA
- a CDS encoding glucose 1-dehydrogenase — translation MRALTVRPGPNASMKVRELPHPSPGPGELLVRGLALGVCGTDREIADGQYGTAPAGRDWMVAGHESLGRVEQAPPGSGFSPGDLVVGVVRRPDPEPCGACARGHFDMCRNGRYRERGIKELDGYGAEYWTVESDYAVTLDRRLERVGTLLEPTSVVAKAWRQVDLVGARSWFEPRRALVTGAGPIGLLAALTGVQRGLETHVLDRVDRGPKPALVRELGATYHSGDVADVLDTVRPDVVIEATGAARVVFAAMSGTTPYGVLCLTGVSSAGRHITVDAGMVNRDLVLENDVVVGSVNANLDHYREAADVLARADGTWLDGLVTRRVPLERFREAFAAREDDVKVVIALDGE, via the coding sequence ATGCGCGCGCTGACCGTCCGGCCAGGACCGAACGCCTCGATGAAGGTGCGGGAGCTGCCGCACCCCTCCCCCGGCCCCGGCGAACTGCTGGTGCGGGGCCTGGCGCTGGGGGTGTGCGGCACGGACCGGGAGATCGCCGACGGCCAGTACGGCACCGCGCCCGCCGGGCGCGACTGGATGGTGGCCGGGCACGAGTCGCTGGGCCGGGTGGAGCAGGCGCCGCCCGGGAGCGGCTTCTCGCCGGGCGACCTGGTGGTCGGCGTGGTCCGGCGCCCCGACCCGGAGCCGTGCGGGGCCTGCGCGCGCGGCCACTTCGACATGTGCCGCAACGGCCGCTACCGGGAGCGCGGCATCAAGGAGCTCGACGGGTACGGCGCCGAGTACTGGACCGTGGAGAGCGACTACGCCGTCACGCTCGATCGGCGCCTGGAGCGGGTGGGGACGCTGCTGGAGCCCACGTCCGTCGTGGCCAAGGCGTGGCGGCAGGTGGACCTGGTGGGCGCCCGCTCGTGGTTCGAGCCCCGGCGCGCCCTGGTGACCGGGGCGGGGCCGATCGGTCTGCTCGCCGCGCTGACCGGGGTGCAGCGGGGCCTGGAGACGCACGTCCTGGACCGCGTGGACCGGGGCCCGAAGCCCGCGCTCGTACGGGAGCTCGGCGCGACGTACCACAGCGGTGACGTGGCGGACGTGCTGGACACGGTGCGGCCCGACGTGGTGATCGAGGCGACCGGCGCGGCGCGGGTCGTGTTCGCGGCGATGTCGGGCACCACCCCGTACGGCGTCCTGTGCCTGACCGGCGTGTCCTCCGCCGGTCGGCACATCACGGTGGACGCCGGGATGGTCAACCGGGACCTGGTGCTGGAGAACGACGTGGTGGTCGGCTCGGTGAACGCCAACCTCGACCACTACCGGGAGGCCGCCGACGTCCTGGCGCGGGCCGACGGGACCTGGCTGGACGGCCTGGTCACCCGGCGGGTGCCGCTGGAGCGTTTCCGCGAGGCGTTCGCGGCGCGCGAGGACGACGTGAAGGTGGTCATCGCCCTGGACGGGGAGTGA
- a CDS encoding DUF488 domain-containing protein, with amino-acid sequence MEPRLITFGHGTAPRQRIVELLRGADVGTLVDVRTAPGSRRDPDVSRARLAEWLPDSGIAYRWEQDLGGFRKPPADSPDVVWRNTSFRGYAAHTRTPGFVAAMDRLTGATEAGRTAVMCGEAVWWRCHRRLIADFAVLARATPTAHLMHDGRLTPHSPTPGARLRDDGLLVYDDLAAAGE; translated from the coding sequence ATGGAGCCCAGGCTGATCACGTTCGGGCACGGCACGGCCCCGCGCCAGCGCATCGTGGAACTGCTGAGGGGCGCGGACGTAGGCACCCTGGTGGACGTGCGCACCGCGCCGGGCAGCCGCCGCGACCCGGACGTGTCCCGCGCCCGGCTCGCCGAGTGGCTGCCGGACAGCGGCATCGCGTACCGGTGGGAGCAGGACCTCGGAGGGTTCCGCAAGCCGCCCGCCGACAGCCCGGACGTCGTCTGGCGCAACACGTCCTTCCGGGGCTACGCCGCCCACACCCGCACACCCGGGTTCGTCGCCGCCATGGACCGGCTGACCGGCGCGACGGAGGCGGGCCGTACGGCGGTGATGTGCGGCGAGGCGGTGTGGTGGCGCTGCCACCGGCGGCTCATCGCCGACTTCGCCGTCCTCGCGCGGGCCACGCCGACGGCCCATCTGATGCACGACGGGCGGCTGACGCCCCACTCGCCCACGCCGGGCGCACGGCTCCGGGACGACGGGCTCCTCGTCTACGACGATCTCGCGGCGGCGGGGGAGTAG
- a CDS encoding SRPBCC family protein: MALDVTAERLIPLPRDRVAGYAMDWRHDAVWTQGIREARLTRAADRGGFGPGAEVTRTAYFLGKRIDYVLRVAAYEPSRLLDMVSVAGPLPMHVTYTFDLHPRGTLARIRVRGDAAAHYRLAAPLMAWKVRSSLRKDLRDLERVLTSSPP, encoded by the coding sequence ATGGCGCTCGACGTGACGGCGGAGCGGCTGATCCCGCTGCCCCGCGACCGGGTGGCCGGCTACGCGATGGACTGGCGGCACGACGCCGTGTGGACGCAGGGCATCCGCGAGGCGCGGCTCACGCGCGCGGCGGACCGGGGCGGTTTCGGGCCCGGCGCCGAGGTGACGCGCACGGCGTACTTCCTCGGCAAGCGGATCGACTACGTCCTGCGCGTCGCCGCTTACGAGCCCTCCCGGCTGCTCGACATGGTGTCGGTGGCCGGGCCGCTGCCGATGCACGTCACGTACACGTTCGACCTCCACCCGCGCGGCACCCTCGCCCGCATCCGGGTACGGGGCGACGCCGCCGCGCACTACCGGCTCGCCGCACCGCTCATGGCGTGGAAGGTCCGCTCGTCACTCCGCAAGGACCTGCGGGACCTGGAGCGGGTACTGACGAGCAGTCCCCCCTGA
- a CDS encoding peptidoglycan recognition protein family protein, whose translation MRLPRTRKARAATSLAVLGSLVATSLVLGQSSGPSGPGASESRSTSPQRAARHQGPRPAIVPRTAWHAEAVSTAPAARYAPAVRAAVIHHTSTPNGYDCRSVPATLRDLYAGHAYGRDWDDIGYNFLVDACGTIYEGRAGGVDRAVIGAHTKGLNEGTVGIAAIGTFSAGAEVPEPMLDAIARLVAWKLDPAGADPRGTVTLVSTSDESRFAEGTTAVLPVVSGHMDGYATRCPGAALYAKLPDISARAARLQRR comes from the coding sequence ATGCGGCTGCCGCGGACCCGCAAAGCCCGCGCCGCCACGTCGCTGGCCGTCCTCGGCTCGCTGGTGGCGACCAGTCTGGTGCTGGGCCAGTCGTCCGGCCCGTCGGGGCCCGGCGCGTCGGAGTCGCGGAGCACGTCCCCGCAGCGCGCGGCCCGTCACCAAGGGCCCCGGCCCGCCATCGTGCCCCGTACGGCGTGGCACGCGGAGGCCGTGTCGACGGCGCCCGCCGCCCGGTACGCGCCCGCGGTACGGGCCGCGGTCATCCACCACACGAGCACCCCGAACGGCTACGACTGCCGCAGCGTCCCCGCGACGCTGCGGGACCTGTACGCGGGGCACGCGTACGGCAGGGACTGGGACGACATCGGGTACAACTTCCTGGTCGACGCGTGCGGCACCATCTACGAGGGCCGCGCGGGCGGCGTCGACCGGGCCGTCATCGGCGCCCACACCAAGGGCCTCAACGAGGGGACGGTCGGAATCGCGGCGATCGGCACGTTCTCCGCGGGCGCGGAGGTGCCCGAGCCGATGCTCGACGCGATCGCCCGGCTGGTCGCCTGGAAGCTGGACCCCGCCGGGGCCGATCCGCGCGGCACGGTCACTCTCGTCTCCACCAGCGACGAGTCGCGTTTCGCGGAGGGCACGACGGCCGTGCTGCCCGTCGTCAGCGGCCACATGGACGGCTACGCGACCCGCTGCCCGGGCGCGGCGCTGTACGCGAAGCTCCCCGACATCAGCGCGCGTGCGGCCCGGCTCCAGCGGCGCTGA
- a CDS encoding FUSC family protein codes for MAKPWHHLPEALRAEALSTAGAVRRACAGPGRERDLAVQSLKAALAALVAWIIASQVLRAPMPFIAPWVAVALVRTTVYRSMTESLEQFGAIALGTTLATLTGMAVGDPTLAMVLVLPVTLLVGNWRKLGDQGIYGATAALFTLTTGDPSVDQAVARLLESLLGAGVGVAVNMLILPPVYLRDSHNALRTAADAASECLAGIARGLGGAWDHGDAREWDRRARRVTELVGEAREALAWTEESARLNPAAPRRARLLRRSGTYAHTVYVLEELARYTRDLAHTLLEAADDSTARPRPEEDVAARYARLLERVAAAVEAFGHVVTEDSREARARLRRAVAEAEAAHGDLRRLLGGRGVDDPEWMGLYGSLLVDAHRAVQRLLEEPPHDEEDRG; via the coding sequence ATGGCGAAACCCTGGCACCACCTCCCCGAAGCCCTGCGCGCCGAGGCACTGTCGACGGCGGGCGCCGTACGGCGGGCCTGCGCGGGCCCCGGGCGCGAGCGCGACCTGGCCGTCCAGTCGCTCAAGGCCGCGCTGGCGGCCCTGGTCGCGTGGATCATCGCGAGCCAGGTGCTGCGGGCGCCGATGCCGTTCATCGCCCCGTGGGTGGCGGTCGCGCTGGTACGGACGACGGTGTACCGGTCGATGACGGAAAGCCTGGAGCAGTTCGGCGCGATCGCCCTGGGCACGACCCTCGCGACCCTCACGGGCATGGCCGTGGGCGATCCGACGCTCGCCATGGTGCTGGTCCTCCCCGTCACGCTGCTGGTCGGCAACTGGCGCAAGCTCGGTGACCAGGGGATCTACGGCGCCACGGCGGCCCTCTTCACGCTCACCACCGGCGACCCGAGCGTCGACCAGGCCGTGGCGCGGCTGCTGGAGTCGCTGCTGGGCGCGGGGGTCGGGGTGGCCGTCAACATGCTGATCCTGCCCCCGGTGTACCTGCGCGACAGCCACAACGCGCTGCGCACCGCCGCCGACGCTGCGTCGGAGTGCCTGGCCGGCATCGCCCGGGGGCTGGGCGGCGCCTGGGACCACGGGGACGCCCGCGAGTGGGACCGGCGGGCGCGGCGGGTCACCGAGCTGGTGGGCGAGGCGCGGGAGGCGCTGGCCTGGACCGAGGAGAGCGCCCGGCTCAACCCGGCCGCGCCCCGCCGCGCCCGGCTGCTGCGCCGGAGCGGGACGTACGCCCACACGGTGTACGTCCTCGAGGAGCTCGCCCGCTACACGCGCGACCTGGCGCACACCCTCCTGGAGGCCGCCGACGACAGCACCGCCAGGCCGCGCCCGGAGGAGGACGTGGCGGCCCGGTACGCGCGGCTGCTGGAGCGCGTGGCCGCCGCCGTGGAGGCGTTCGGGCACGTCGTCACGGAGGACTCGCGGGAGGCGCGGGCGCGGCTTCGGCGGGCCGTCGCGGAGGCGGAGGCCGCGCACGGGGACCTGCGGCGGCTCCTGGGGGGGCGGGGTGTCGACGACCCTGAGTGGATGGGGCTGTACGGCTCGCTCCTCGTGGACGCCCACCGGGCCGTGCAGCGGCTGCTGGAGGAACCGCCGCACGACGAGGAGGACCGGGGCTAA
- a CDS encoding DUF1622 domain-containing protein — MIVSVELLPESTLRDAIGVLVRLVEAAGALIIFLGAAWAFVQFVKAGLRGRDRVAGFNRIRLSLGRFLVLGLEFQLAGDVLRTAVAPSFTEIGQLAAIAAIRTALNYFLGREIAQERAEIARGEEAAPLERPAQGTPS; from the coding sequence ATGATCGTGTCGGTGGAACTCCTGCCCGAATCGACGCTCCGCGACGCCATCGGGGTCCTGGTCCGCCTCGTGGAGGCCGCCGGAGCGCTGATCATCTTCCTGGGCGCCGCCTGGGCGTTCGTCCAGTTCGTCAAGGCGGGCCTGCGGGGCCGCGACAGGGTGGCCGGTTTCAACCGCATCCGGCTGAGCCTGGGGCGTTTCCTGGTGCTGGGCCTGGAGTTCCAGCTCGCCGGGGACGTGCTGCGCACGGCGGTCGCGCCGAGCTTCACCGAGATCGGGCAGCTGGCGGCGATCGCGGCCATCCGTACCGCGCTCAACTACTTTCTCGGCCGCGAGATCGCGCAGGAGCGCGCGGAGATCGCGCGCGGCGAGGAGGCCGCCCCGCTGGAGCGGCCCGCGCAGGGGACGCCGTCGTGA
- a CDS encoding WGR domain-containing protein: MSAAVSVETTYLELSQDGGGAHKFYEVTVEGQTVTLRYGRIGAAGQTQTSTFATVEKARAAAAKKVGEKVRKGYAPAVPGQRAPRAVTRRQVASAPSTARAVAPVLWRFRTGSAAFGIHVDDERCWVGNQAGDVYTLDHDGAVHARFSLPDGVKCLVADDFWIYAGCDDGRVYDLSSKLPFAAYDIAADVDIFWLDIHEGVLNVSDRDGRLTVIDHEDEHQWARRSQGEHAWMIRADDRAVYHGHHRGVTAYAPDGGGELWHTQTKGGVLFGWQEDTAVYAGTAHRVVQRLAKDDGRIEATYTCDSAVYSCATSPGGRFVFAGDAASSVYCFDRDGTRLWKLGTGGGSALSMQYRDERLYLVTTDGSLVCVDASEAAIQAAQRGTVPVARDVKLAAALPTYAPATAAASVATVTDAPAGSVVVECVQSGGRLRVHVVSEGYEPSWNVQFPRAIREPGARYVVDALHPAAGGFYRVRGDIRRLR, encoded by the coding sequence ATGTCTGCTGCCGTGTCCGTGGAGACGACGTACCTGGAGCTGTCGCAGGACGGCGGGGGTGCGCACAAGTTCTACGAGGTGACCGTCGAGGGCCAGACGGTGACGCTGCGGTACGGGCGGATCGGTGCCGCCGGCCAGACCCAGACGTCCACGTTCGCGACGGTGGAGAAGGCGCGCGCCGCCGCGGCGAAGAAGGTGGGGGAGAAGGTCCGCAAGGGGTACGCCCCGGCCGTCCCGGGCCAGCGGGCCCCGCGCGCGGTGACCCGCCGACAGGTGGCGTCGGCCCCGTCCACGGCCCGCGCGGTCGCGCCGGTGCTGTGGCGGTTCCGTACGGGTTCGGCGGCGTTCGGCATCCACGTGGACGACGAGCGCTGCTGGGTCGGGAACCAGGCGGGTGACGTCTACACGCTGGACCACGACGGCGCGGTCCACGCCCGCTTCAGCCTCCCCGACGGGGTGAAGTGCCTGGTCGCGGACGACTTCTGGATCTACGCGGGCTGTGACGACGGCCGCGTGTACGACCTGTCGTCGAAGCTGCCGTTCGCCGCGTACGACATCGCGGCGGACGTCGACATCTTCTGGCTCGACATCCACGAGGGCGTGCTGAACGTGTCGGACCGCGACGGCCGGCTCACCGTCATCGACCACGAGGACGAGCATCAGTGGGCGCGCCGCAGCCAGGGCGAGCACGCCTGGATGATCCGCGCCGACGACCGGGCCGTCTACCACGGCCACCACCGGGGCGTGACGGCGTACGCGCCCGACGGCGGCGGCGAGCTGTGGCACACGCAGACGAAGGGCGGCGTCCTGTTCGGCTGGCAGGAGGACACGGCCGTGTACGCGGGCACCGCGCACCGCGTCGTGCAGCGGCTGGCGAAGGACGACGGCCGGATCGAGGCGACGTACACCTGCGACAGCGCCGTGTACTCCTGCGCCACCTCGCCGGGCGGCCGTTTCGTCTTCGCCGGTGACGCCGCGTCGTCCGTGTACTGCTTCGACCGCGACGGCACGCGCCTGTGGAAGCTCGGCACGGGCGGCGGCTCAGCCCTGTCGATGCAGTACCGGGACGAGCGGCTCTACCTGGTGACGACGGACGGCTCGCTGGTCTGCGTGGACGCGAGCGAGGCGGCGATCCAGGCCGCCCAGCGGGGCACGGTCCCGGTCGCCCGGGACGTGAAGCTCGCCGCCGCCCTGCCGACGTACGCCCCGGCGACCGCCGCGGCCTCGGTGGCGACCGTGACGGACGCCCCGGCGGGTTCGGTCGTCGTGGAGTGCGTCCAGAGCGGCGGCAGGCTCCGGGTGCACGTCGTGTCCGAGGGCTACGAGCCGTCGTGGAACGTCCAGTTCCCGCGCGCGATACGGGAGCCCGGCGCGCGGTACGTGGTGGACGCCCTGCACCCGGCGGCGGGCGGCTTCTACCGGGTGCGCGGCGACATCAGGCGGCTGCGGTGA